The genomic stretch gtccctgtcccacccgTGGGCTCATCAGCTCTTCACCACTCACTCCAAGCTCTGGGGAAGCTCCCAGACAATGTCACCACAGTGCCAGGGGTGTCAGTGCGGGGGATTCCCCTGTACCgggtgctcctgctgcagggatcccctttccagctcctggtgctTGGAGTCTCCGGGCCCAATCCCGGCATTTCCTCGcatccagctcccagcacagcaggacacgATTGGGGTGAGAAACCCAAAAGTGCTAAATTTGAGTCCCGAGTCGAGGCTGTGCCTCCTGCAGACTCAGAATGGCCCCTCCAGGAGCTGGTTGTCCCCTGCCACCCGGCCGGCACAGGGACAAAGCGCTGCTGTCCCCGGGATGACCCTGGTCCTGCCCCGGCACTCACCGGCCAAGGGGACAGAGTGACACGGGTGGCTCATGCAGCGCggggggacacggtgacacagggaggtgacacgTGGGTGTCATGAGAGGGGCCCCAGGAGCGGTCCAGGGGGATTGGAGTGGCCGTTCGCTGCCCCGTGGCTCCGCCGGTGCCCGCGGTGCCTGATGCCGGTGCCGGGTGATGATGCACCGGTTCCGGTGCAGCACCAGAGCCGCTGCCGGTGCTGCCGGTGCTGCCGGTATAGCGGCTGTGCCGTCATGCCTGTGATGGTGCCAGTGCCGGTGCAGCGCTGGTGCCGCTGATGCCGGTGCCTCCGGGGCTGCCGTGCCGGTCATCACTCCCGCagtgcggggctggggccggtgCCAGGTACTGCCGGTGCGGAGCGGGTTCCCGGGGGTTGAGGGCGAAGCTGGAGCCGGTGCCGGTGTCACTGGTGCCGGGGGCGGTGCCGGCGGTGCCGGCGGTGCCGGGCGGAGCCcccgggggctgcgggcggTGCCGGTGCGCGGTATAAAGGGCCGCacgggccggggcgggcgcacagcggcggcggcgggtggggagcGGCGGCACCACCACCGGCACCTCCACGGTGAGTCCCGgtccctccttctccctcccggccccgctggTGCCGGCTCGGGGTGCCCCCGCGGTGCTGTGGGACCGGCAGCACAGaaggcggcggggccgggggtaACGGGCTGCCGGGAgcgccgggggctgcgggaccggGAGGAGCCGGGAgcgccgggggctgcgggaccggggAGAAGCCGGAGGGGGCTGCCCGGGAGGAGCCGCCAGGGGTCCCGGGGCTGGCTCTGAGCCCTGCACGTGCTCGTGCACCCCCGACCTGCCCGCACCCCGCACCCGCGTCCCGGCGCGCCTCCGCAGTCCCgtcctgcccgcgctgctcgCCCCATCCCGCAGCGGGCGGGGGtctggctgctgccatcctgcaGCCGAGGGTCCCACCGCACGCGCTCGGGGCGGAGGAGGGCTCTGGGCCGTGCTTTCCCCGGGGACACCCTGGTCCCTGACATCTCCGTGCCCTTCCCtgtcctccagcccagccatcGCCCGCGAGCGGCCGTGCTCCGGCTCGGGTGGATGGGAGGTGCTGGCGCTGCACACACTGGGGTGCTTGGCACCCCTACACCTCACCTGGCACCGCACACAGtggggtgggagggaccccCGCACCTCCTCTAGCCCCGTGGAGGCACTGGGAAGGTGTCACCCCCAAACCAGTGACTGGTGAGCGACAGAGTGGCCGTgggacagcagaggagcagggccaCCTCGCTTTTGCGTTCTGGGTGACCTGATGGGGAGGATGTCCCCCTGCCCTGATGgtgccccatgtccccccagaTGCCAGGGAGCCTCTCCACGGCCCTGCGTGTCGTGGGGACCAGCCTCTTCGCCGTGGCGGTGCTGGGGGGAATCCTGGCCGCCTACGTCACAGGGTACCAGTTCATCCACACGGAGAAGCACTACCTCTCCTTCGGGCTCTACGGGGCCATCCTGGGGCTGCACCTCTTCATCCAGAGCCTCTTCGCCTTCCTGGAGCACCGGCGCATGCGGGGCGAGGGGCAGCCGGTGCGGCCGGGGCGCTCGGTGGCCCTCTGCATCGCCGCCTTCCAGGAGGATCCCGACTACCTGACGAAGTGCCTACGCTCCGTCAAGCGCATCGCCTTCCCTGACCTCAAAGTGGTGATGGTGGTGGACGGGAATGGCCCCGACGACACCTACATGCTGGACATCTTCCGCGACGTGATGGGCTCCGAGTGCTCTGGCAGCTACATCTGGAAAAGCAACTTCCACGCGCAGGGCGAGGGGGAGACGGAGGCCGGGCTGCGGGAAGGGCTGGCCCGTGTTCAGGCTCTGGTCCGCAGCAACACCTACTCCTGCATCCTCCAGAAGTGGGGCGGGAAGCGGGAGGTGATGTACACGGCCTTCCGGGCGCTTGGAGACTCCGTGGACTATATCCAGGTGCATGCATGAGTTGGGGGATGTGGGCAGTGGCCGGGcagggggctgtgggtggaacgggagcagccctgggaatcCTCAGTAGCACCGGATCTGGCCCCGTGCACTGGCCATgagccaccagggctgggggtgactggcactggggtggctgCGGTGCCGAgccctgcccacactgctgcccatgGGTGTCCCATCACCTCCTCAGCACTCGGCCTGCTATGGTGTCATCCCGTGGGACAGTGTGGCACGGGGTGCCAGGTCCCCACACGTGGTGACTGGGACAGGTCCtccctcagtgccagcagccagagATGGGTGTCCTGGGCAGCGGTTCCCCGGTACCACCgggtgctctgctccctgccatcGCCTGCCGGTCTCCGGGGCTCTGCCTGGTCTCGCCGTCCGTGGCTCAGGcttgcctggctgtgggctgggctgtcTGCCGGGCGCGCGtgggcggcgggagcggggctcgACATTCCCTCTGCCCCCAGGTGTGTGACTCAGACACGGTGCTGGACCCCGCCTGCACCGCAGAGATGCTCCGCATCCTGGAGGCCGACCCCCATGTCGGTGGCGTCGGCGGCGACGTCCAGGTACCCTGGCATGAGGGAGGGCACCCCGGGGCGGCGAGgcgagggcagggctgggggtcccagggggctgcagcactgctggggctcacatccatcccatcccctccccagatCCTGAACAAGTACGACTCGTGGCTCTCCTTCCTGAGCAGCGTGCGGTACTGGATGGCCTTCAACGTGGAGCGCGCGTGCCAGTCGTACTTCGGGTGCGTGCAGTGCATCAGCGGCCCCCTGGGCATGTACCGCAACGCGCTGCTGCAGCAGTTCCTCGAGGACTGGTACCACCAGACCTTCCTGGGCAGCAAGTGCAGCTTCGGGGACGACCGGCACCTCACCAACCGCGTGCTCAGCCTGGGCTACCGGACCAAGTACACGGCTCGCTCCAAGTGCCTGACGGAGACGCCCACGCGGTACCTGCGCTGGCTCAACCAGCAGACCCGCTGGAGCAAGTCCTACTTCCGCGAGTGGCTCTACAACGCGCTCTGGTTCCACAAGCATCACCTCTGGATGACCTACGAGTCGGTGGTCACCGgcttcttccccttcttcctcATCGCCACCGTCATCCAGCTCTTCTACCGCGGCCGCGTCTGGAACatcctcctgttcctgctgacGGTGCAGCTGGTGGGTGTCATCAAGGCCACCTACGCCTGCTTCCTGCGTGGCAGCGCCGAGATGATCTTCATGTCCCTCTATGCCCTCCTCTACATGTCCAGCCTGCTGCCCGCCAAAATCTTCGCCATTGCCACCATCAACAAGTCAGGCTGGGGCACCTCAGGGCGCCGCACCATCGTGGTGAACTTTGTGGGGCTGCTGCCGGTGTCGGTGTGGGTGGCGGTGCTGCTGGGCGGGCTGGCCTACACCGCCTACAGCCAGGACCTCTTCAGCGAGACTGAGGTGGCCTTCCTCGTCTCAGGTGCCATCCTCTACGCCTGCTACTGGGTGGCCCTGCTCATGCTGTACCTGGCCATCGTCGCCCGCCGCTGCGGCAAGAGACaggagcagtgcgggctggtGTTCACTGAGGTGTGACCGTGGGGGTGGCCCTGTGACAGGGTCATCCCAACGTGCCATGGTGATCCACTGTGTCAGGGTAACCACCCCCTGCCCCCTCTTCCCCATCCCGGAACCACCAGGTGCTGGGGTGATCCCACATGTTGGAGTGAACACCCCCAGTCCCCTTTTTCCCAATCCCGGAGCAGCTGGGCAGCGCTGAGCGCTCCCAACCCTTGGCGTTTCTCATCAGATCTTGAaatcttgcttttcttctttattaaGATGTACATTTTAcctatattttcatttttccatcccAAGCTGGACACAGAGAAGccgagccagggctgcccatcacccagccaggtgctgccagctacatcccagctctgccctgtggaGCATCCTGGTGTGGAGCGCTGCTGGCCGCGCTCCCCACGCCCCCCTCCAGAATTCCCCACCCTCCGGTGCTTTTTACAGGGATTTCAGTCCCACCTCCATGGTGCTACAGCACTTCCCACCCCCAGGACACACAGTCTCCATCCAGCACGGTGCCAGCACTGCGGgctggtgctgcctctgccccaCGGCTGCGTGCGGGCACGTACCCACGGGGAGCCCCCCAGGCCTTTCcggggctctggctgctccaggagggcagcagggtcCTTCAGCTTTGCCAAAGAGCCAAGGGGGGAATCCTGGCATGGAgaaactgggaaaactgggggGCTGTGTGCTGGCCAGAGTGTTGCTGGAGAGCCTTTGGGGCCATGTCATGGCTCTGGCCAACCCACAGCCCCATCACTCTCACCCCACTACCTTCCCAACAGTGGGAAGATGGGGATTTTAGGCAAGGTgcttcccaaatttcccctccccagggaaTTCACCTGTGGGTCCTTTTTTCAGgacttgggagaaaaaaaaaaccctttctatGACGGAGCTTTTAgctggttttgtttaatttaatacAAGGTTTTTTAGATGACTTTTGTAGCTCTTTGGTATTGTTGCAGATGGTTTgtaaatctatttatttttgaacCTGCCAGGGTGACTTTTTTCCATATTTCGGGCGGAAAAAGCTGGTTTTTATATCCTGATGGAGTTGTGGAAATAAAGACTTGAAGTGAGGACACTCAGTGTGTTTTGGGGAGGGTCCCTGGTCCCCCTGCCCGACTTGAGGGAGGTTGGTCCTGAGTCCCTGCGTGGCACTGGTGTCCCTACAGCACAAGGAGACATTTCCACATTGGCACCTCCATGGATCCCT from Catharus ustulatus isolate bCatUst1 chromosome 11, bCatUst1.pri.v2, whole genome shotgun sequence encodes the following:
- the HAS3 gene encoding hyaluronan synthase 3 isoform X1, giving the protein MSPQMPGSLSTALRVVGTSLFAVAVLGGILAAYVTGYQFIHTEKHYLSFGLYGAILGLHLFIQSLFAFLEHRRMRGEGQPVRPGRSVALCIAAFQEDPDYLTKCLRSVKRIAFPDLKVVMVVDGNGPDDTYMLDIFRDVMGSECSGSYIWKSNFHAQGEGETEAGLREGLARVQALVRSNTYSCILQKWGGKREVMYTAFRALGDSVDYIQVCDSDTVLDPACTAEMLRILEADPHVGGVGGDVQILNKYDSWLSFLSSVRYWMAFNVERACQSYFGCVQCISGPLGMYRNALLQQFLEDWYHQTFLGSKCSFGDDRHLTNRVLSLGYRTKYTARSKCLTETPTRYLRWLNQQTRWSKSYFREWLYNALWFHKHHLWMTYESVVTGFFPFFLIATVIQLFYRGRVWNILLFLLTVQLVGVIKATYACFLRGSAEMIFMSLYALLYMSSLLPAKIFAIATINKSGWGTSGRRTIVVNFVGLLPVSVWVAVLLGGLAYTAYSQDLFSETEVAFLVSGAILYACYWVALLMLYLAIVARRCGKRQEQCGLVFTEV
- the HAS3 gene encoding hyaluronan synthase 3 isoform X3 — translated: MSPQMPGSLSTALRVVGTSLFAVAVLGGILAAYVTGYQFIHTEKHYLSFGLYGAILGLHLFIQSLFAFLEHRRMRGEGQPVRPGRSVALCIAAFQEDPDYLTKCLRSVKRIAFPDLKVVMVVDGNGPDDTYMLDIFRDVMGSECSGSYIWKSNFHAQGEGETEAGLREGLARVQALVRSNTYSCILQKWGGKREVMYTAFRALGDSVDYIQILNKYDSWLSFLSSVRYWMAFNVERACQSYFGCVQCISGPLGMYRNALLQQFLEDWYHQTFLGSKCSFGDDRHLTNRVLSLGYRTKYTARSKCLTETPTRYLRWLNQQTRWSKSYFREWLYNALWFHKHHLWMTYESVVTGFFPFFLIATVIQLFYRGRVWNILLFLLTVQLVGVIKATYACFLRGSAEMIFMSLYALLYMSSLLPAKIFAIATINKSGWGTSGRRTIVVNFVGLLPVSVWVAVLLGGLAYTAYSQDLFSETEVAFLVSGAILYACYWVALLMLYLAIVARRCGKRQEQCGLVFTEV
- the HAS3 gene encoding hyaluronan synthase 3 isoform X2, which codes for MPGSLSTALRVVGTSLFAVAVLGGILAAYVTGYQFIHTEKHYLSFGLYGAILGLHLFIQSLFAFLEHRRMRGEGQPVRPGRSVALCIAAFQEDPDYLTKCLRSVKRIAFPDLKVVMVVDGNGPDDTYMLDIFRDVMGSECSGSYIWKSNFHAQGEGETEAGLREGLARVQALVRSNTYSCILQKWGGKREVMYTAFRALGDSVDYIQVCDSDTVLDPACTAEMLRILEADPHVGGVGGDVQILNKYDSWLSFLSSVRYWMAFNVERACQSYFGCVQCISGPLGMYRNALLQQFLEDWYHQTFLGSKCSFGDDRHLTNRVLSLGYRTKYTARSKCLTETPTRYLRWLNQQTRWSKSYFREWLYNALWFHKHHLWMTYESVVTGFFPFFLIATVIQLFYRGRVWNILLFLLTVQLVGVIKATYACFLRGSAEMIFMSLYALLYMSSLLPAKIFAIATINKSGWGTSGRRTIVVNFVGLLPVSVWVAVLLGGLAYTAYSQDLFSETEVAFLVSGAILYACYWVALLMLYLAIVARRCGKRQEQCGLVFTEV